In Sander vitreus isolate 19-12246 chromosome 7, sanVit1, whole genome shotgun sequence, a genomic segment contains:
- the LOC144521303 gene encoding ciliary microtubule-associated protein 3 isoform X2, with amino-acid sequence MKLFGTILYDLQRTPGSKKGYGLSARTAARFPPCSKTATPSPQQYQQDQSRSRVPPPGKTPFNSTRERFRSMSCTAEDSPGPGTYAHDAVTNRKVSWPMCFGNPDWSRLPQTQKKSLRVKLNKENEFLKHRSKVAYLSLYY; translated from the exons atgaaactg TTTGGCACCATACTCTACGACTTACAGAGGACACCGGGGAGCAAGAAAGGATATGGTCTCTCTGCGAGGACTGCAGCACGCTTTCCGCCCTGTAGCAAG ACAGCGACGCCCTCCCCACAGCAGTACCAGCAGGATCAAAGCCGGTCCAGAGTCCCCCCTCCCGGCAAAACACCTTTCAACTCAACCAGAGAGAGGTTCAGAAGCATGTCCTGTACAGCGGAGGACAGCCCAgg GCCTGGGACCTACGCTCACGATGCAGTGACAAACAGGAAAGTGAGCTGGCCGATGTGCTTCGGGAACCCAGACTGGTCCAGACTGCCTCAGACGCAGAAGAAGTCACTCAGGGTGAAG ctaaacaaagaaaatgagTTCCTGAAGCACAGAAGCAAGGTGGCATACCTGAGTTTGTACTATTAA